Proteins from a genomic interval of Candidatus Korarchaeum sp.:
- a CDS encoding NTP transferase domain-containing protein produces MMFAIICAGGLASRMGKYSSNSPKSLFELEPGITILDHVLERIESAKPQKIVLVTRPEFRDSFERRVGDRVEIIEADLDEFENLYSVYLALNRVGNPFLIAMSDHIFESSMLMDLISHKSDRAFTVCLDRNPSRSEAMEGLKLHLIDEKVIKAGKDITPRYGIDTGLILCREKARGYIEEAIRAKGPEARISDALNLAASDGEVDYVDVTGRLWKDIDTPEDLVKARRIYWEILRRELIKKDDGIISRYLNRPISTRLSLAIYKRRMRVNPMLISAISFILCLISAISLSNGMLILGGLLAQLASILDGVDGEVARLFRRASGWGGFIDAILDRIADVALISGLTLSLGILDRSILILAIMASANSILVSYVAHGLKSLNVNLRKLRMIPVARDARIFVIFLSCIFSVPIAALLYISTLPIPYSLASIYIAYKSGSGAEEKTLEKGKPFPEVLEEQSEVIKLIREFLLNSFKMGFALLLVRLISPSVSDLTISMQDLSIEGGFLLTLLDFLIIIYFGYKMLNPLKGIMDLISELIVERAGITKTVFWRMITDLFYTILLAVLWTYLPSLSRPFLGDWAYRILSIAVIIFLIIFIYDLIKLIYRTFEDVYVKIIDRVAGRLSG; encoded by the coding sequence ATGATGTTCGCAATAATATGCGCTGGTGGATTAGCCTCTAGGATGGGGAAGTACTCCTCTAACTCACCTAAATCCCTCTTCGAACTAGAACCAGGGATCACGATCTTAGATCATGTCTTGGAGAGGATAGAGAGTGCCAAACCGCAGAAGATAGTCTTGGTCACGAGGCCCGAGTTCAGGGATTCCTTCGAGAGGAGAGTGGGGGACAGAGTGGAGATAATAGAAGCCGATTTAGATGAATTTGAGAACTTATATAGCGTCTATTTGGCCTTAAATAGAGTTGGAAACCCTTTCCTCATCGCGATGTCCGATCATATATTTGAGAGCTCGATGCTAATGGATTTGATATCGCATAAAAGTGATAGAGCATTCACTGTTTGTTTGGACAGGAATCCCAGTAGATCAGAAGCTATGGAAGGCTTGAAGCTCCATCTTATCGATGAAAAAGTGATCAAAGCTGGTAAAGATATCACTCCCCGCTACGGGATAGATACGGGCCTGATATTGTGTAGGGAGAAAGCCAGGGGTTACATAGAGGAAGCGATAAGGGCTAAAGGCCCTGAAGCTAGGATATCCGATGCCCTAAACTTAGCGGCTTCCGATGGGGAAGTGGACTACGTAGACGTCACTGGGAGGCTCTGGAAGGATATAGATACACCCGAAGACTTAGTTAAGGCTAGGAGAATATACTGGGAGATCTTGAGGAGGGAGTTAATAAAGAAGGATGATGGGATAATCTCAAGATATTTGAACAGACCTATATCGACCAGGTTATCACTAGCGATTTATAAGAGGAGGATGAGGGTCAATCCGATGCTCATTTCAGCAATATCTTTTATCCTCTGCCTTATCTCCGCGATCTCACTCTCTAACGGTATGCTGATCTTAGGAGGCCTTCTCGCTCAATTAGCATCGATACTGGACGGTGTAGATGGTGAAGTAGCCAGGTTGTTCAGAAGGGCATCCGGTTGGGGAGGTTTCATAGACGCGATCTTAGATAGGATTGCTGATGTGGCCCTTATCTCAGGCTTAACCCTCTCCCTAGGGATTCTGGATCGCTCTATCCTCATATTAGCTATAATGGCTTCCGCTAATAGCATCCTAGTGAGTTACGTAGCTCACGGCCTTAAATCGCTTAATGTGAATTTGAGGAAGCTCAGGATGATTCCTGTGGCTAGGGATGCGAGGATCTTCGTGATATTCCTGTCATGCATATTCTCAGTCCCTATAGCAGCGCTCTTATACATCTCGACGCTCCCCATACCCTACTCACTCGCATCAATCTACATCGCATATAAGTCAGGTAGTGGGGCAGAGGAGAAGACCTTGGAGAAGGGGAAGCCCTTCCCAGAGGTATTAGAAGAGCAATCTGAAGTTATAAAACTCATCAGGGAGTTCTTACTCAATAGCTTCAAGATGGGTTTCGCTCTCCTATTAGTCAGACTGATCTCACCATCTGTCTCGGATCTAACTATATCTATGCAGGACCTCTCAATAGAGGGCGGATTCCTGTTGACTCTCCTCGACTTCCTCATAATAATATACTTCGGTTACAAGATGCTGAATCCCCTCAAGGGGATAATGGACCTGATATCAGAGCTCATAGTCGAGAGAGCTGGGATAACCAAGACAGTGTTCTGGAGGATGATCACAGATCTATTCTACACGATACTTTTAGCGGTACTCTGGACGTACTTACCGAGTCTCTCTAGACCTTTCCTCGGGGACTGGGCCTATAGGATCCTCTCAATAGCGGTAATTATCTTTCTAATAATTTTCATCTACGATTTAATTAAGCTTATTTATAGGACATTTGAAGATGTTTATGTTAAAATTATTGATAGAGTAGCGGGGAGGTTGAGCGGATGA
- a CDS encoding metallophosphoesterase: protein MRKRLSEILGNYIRIERVILDTGMGLDAMILADMHIHGFGRREEELEEVLKSASEEVDIIFVLGDTYDERTKSLEPIYRILGRVNKPKFGVLGNHEHWADPKIPIPDGIRVLERAGVTLLLDRAVEYRGIRIGGVDWYEDNTIGRKLRELGKVDLLLSHTPDIIELNPDARVVLAGHTHGGQVCLPVIGPIWTPSKYGRRYASGLFSKGGSYLYVSRGLGEMNPIRINCPRELTLMRI, encoded by the coding sequence ATGAGAAAGAGGCTTTCAGAGATACTGGGGAACTACATCAGGATAGAGAGAGTCATTTTGGATACGGGCATGGGATTGGATGCCATGATCCTCGCTGATATGCACATCCACGGATTCGGGAGGAGGGAGGAGGAGCTAGAGGAGGTCCTCAAGAGCGCATCGGAGGAAGTAGATATCATCTTCGTACTCGGAGATACTTACGATGAGAGGACGAAGAGCTTAGAGCCCATCTACAGGATCCTGGGGCGAGTGAATAAGCCTAAGTTCGGGGTTCTGGGGAACCATGAGCATTGGGCGGATCCGAAGATCCCAATCCCGGATGGGATTAGGGTTTTAGAGCGAGCTGGCGTCACTCTATTATTGGATAGAGCTGTGGAGTACAGGGGGATCAGGATAGGCGGAGTGGATTGGTACGAGGACAATACCATCGGGAGGAAGTTGCGTGAGCTGGGTAAAGTAGATCTGCTTCTATCCCATACTCCAGATATAATTGAACTGAACCCCGATGCTAGAGTCGTCCTGGCCGGGCACACTCATGGGGGTCAGGTCTGCCTCCCCGTAATAGGCCCTATATGGACTCCCAGTAAGTACGGCAGGAGGTACGCGAGCGGCCTTTTCTCCAAGGGTGGAAGCTACTTATACGTCAGCAGGGGACTCGGGGAGATGAATCCGATAAGGATCAACTGCCCCAGGGAGCTCACTCTGATGAGAATCTGA
- a CDS encoding zinc ABC transporter substrate-binding protein, giving the protein MRKLAAALLISLLPTLPLNSGSGVKILVTFSNLAYDVKLISCPTDEVDYLVPPGLDPHEYELRPGDMEKLREADLIVSTAHAPFEASIKGMISRGELKARLLEIPWIEGMNILRNPMTGGPNYHMPILDPSNYIKFMRALRDSLKEMNPSCGDQYDEKFEEIRRKVDELLKAPRFNLTALASDPRAQYYVEWLGIDVKYLLVKEEETPITPSELAEIYNRARNKEIDLIIVVGDENTASNRKAMEISEEFGIRVLKVPSPTEQGSVLDKLNAVISSLGEVEVAREGAHKTYLYTYIIAASLLALAILVLAYLRKVKQ; this is encoded by the coding sequence ATGAGGAAGCTAGCGGCCGCATTACTCATCTCGCTCCTACCGACGCTCCCGCTCAACTCGGGAAGCGGGGTAAAAATATTAGTCACTTTCAGTAATTTGGCTTACGATGTGAAATTGATATCCTGCCCAACTGATGAAGTCGATTACTTAGTGCCGCCTGGCCTGGATCCCCACGAATACGAGCTGAGGCCGGGAGATATGGAGAAACTAAGGGAGGCCGATCTGATAGTATCTACAGCCCATGCACCTTTCGAGGCCTCAATAAAGGGGATGATATCGAGAGGGGAGCTTAAGGCGAGGCTCCTGGAGATCCCCTGGATAGAGGGGATGAATATACTGAGGAACCCGATGACAGGTGGCCCGAATTACCATATGCCGATCCTCGATCCCTCGAACTACATCAAGTTCATGAGAGCATTGAGGGATTCTCTGAAGGAGATGAACCCAAGCTGCGGAGATCAATACGATGAGAAGTTTGAGGAAATCAGGAGGAAGGTTGATGAGCTCTTGAAGGCCCCGAGGTTCAACCTCACTGCACTGGCATCTGATCCCAGGGCGCAGTACTATGTAGAATGGCTGGGGATCGATGTCAAGTACCTGCTAGTGAAGGAGGAAGAGACACCGATAACTCCATCAGAGCTAGCGGAGATTTATAATAGAGCGAGGAATAAGGAGATAGATCTAATAATAGTAGTGGGGGATGAGAATACTGCTAGCAACAGGAAGGCTATGGAGATCTCGGAGGAATTCGGGATAAGGGTCCTGAAGGTGCCCTCACCGACGGAGCAGGGCAGCGTCTTGGATAAGCTGAACGCAGTGATCTCATCGCTCGGGGAAGTCGAGGTAGCTCGAGAGGGAGCTCATAAGACTTACTTATATACTTACATTATAGCCGCTTCACTCTTAGCTCTAGCGATACTTGTACTCGCTTACTTGAGGAAAGTTAAGCAATGA
- a CDS encoding metal ABC transporter ATP-binding protein: MRVEVEGLRAHYGNEVLFDGESFELSGPGLILVIGPNGAGKTTLMRSLLGLVRIDGKVFINGVDVTGRPERAGKFVGYVPQIGPQDLAVPISVMELLSSSLRSKLPRGYERLREIIDLLGLREVLNLPFSSLSGGQRQRVLLARALAPDPQILMMDEPISSIDPAGRETIIDLILDLSKGKLLILSSHDPALFANHSKEVIALNKRIVSIGPPEDVLNEKVMREVYGRSLILVERCLHVVDYHGTY; encoded by the coding sequence ATGCGCGTAGAGGTTGAGGGGCTGAGGGCTCACTACGGTAATGAAGTGCTATTCGATGGGGAGTCATTCGAGCTGAGCGGACCCGGATTGATATTAGTGATAGGGCCCAATGGAGCTGGAAAGACCACCCTCATGAGATCATTGCTGGGGCTCGTGAGGATCGATGGTAAGGTTTTCATAAACGGAGTAGATGTCACGGGGAGGCCTGAGAGAGCTGGTAAGTTCGTGGGATATGTCCCGCAGATAGGACCTCAGGATCTGGCCGTACCCATCAGCGTCATGGAGCTACTATCCTCATCTCTGAGGTCGAAGCTCCCTAGAGGATATGAGCGTCTCAGGGAGATTATAGATCTCTTAGGGCTGAGGGAAGTATTGAATCTCCCATTCTCGAGCCTCAGCGGCGGGCAGAGGCAACGAGTCCTTCTGGCCAGGGCTCTAGCACCGGATCCACAGATACTGATGATGGACGAGCCCATCTCATCCATAGATCCCGCCGGCAGGGAGACGATAATAGATCTCATACTGGACCTATCTAAAGGGAAGTTACTGATCTTGAGCAGCCATGATCCAGCTCTTTTCGCGAATCACTCGAAGGAGGTGATAGCACTGAATAAGAGGATAGTATCGATAGGCCCTCCCGAGGATGTCCTCAATGAGAAAGTAATGAGGGAAGTTTATGGGAGGAGCTTGATCCTAGTAGAGAGGTGTCTTCATGTTGTGGACTACCATGGAACTTATTGA
- a CDS encoding metal ABC transporter permease codes for MLWTTMELIDPRWFIVISLSSIVFAVMSSMVLSRRMLFLAGSLPHSALLSALLSIIIERTLGLPSQVGSLIMSVALISLFSLMISRGLKTDVATAIFLSMTVSLTAISLYYILTKFPIAGSVWSYLVGDPLLVTWEDVIYTAIISSITLIMIIPFLKEQALIGIDRDFAKLSGVNVSFYDAIAVISLAIGVVGMLRVVGFILEHVMILLPGVIAASIARSYRSFLIYAFIISLMGGLGGLALSIMTSLAPSGCTGLLMLSFYILAIRRGR; via the coding sequence ATGTTGTGGACTACCATGGAACTTATTGATCCTAGATGGTTTATAGTAATCTCCCTCTCATCGATAGTATTCGCTGTGATGAGCTCAATGGTCCTCTCCAGGAGGATGCTCTTCCTAGCTGGCTCCCTTCCGCATTCAGCCTTACTATCGGCTCTACTCTCCATAATAATCGAGAGGACGCTGGGCCTCCCTAGTCAAGTGGGATCCCTCATCATGAGCGTGGCCCTTATCTCCCTCTTCTCCTTAATGATATCTAGGGGCCTGAAGACTGATGTAGCTACAGCTATCTTCCTATCTATGACGGTCTCCCTAACAGCGATATCCCTCTACTATATCCTAACGAAGTTCCCTATCGCTGGGAGCGTCTGGTCGTACCTCGTCGGAGATCCCCTGCTCGTCACGTGGGAGGATGTGATCTACACTGCGATAATCTCCTCAATCACTCTGATAATGATAATCCCGTTCCTGAAGGAGCAAGCGTTAATAGGGATTGATAGAGACTTCGCTAAGCTATCTGGAGTCAATGTCTCCTTTTATGACGCTATTGCAGTAATTTCCCTAGCCATTGGTGTAGTTGGGATGCTCAGGGTAGTTGGGTTCATTTTAGAGCATGTGATGATACTCCTCCCCGGGGTAATCGCTGCATCTATAGCTAGAAGCTATAGGAGCTTCCTGATATACGCTTTTATAATTTCCCTAATGGGTGGTCTGGGTGGCCTCGCCCTGAGCATCATGACTTCCCTAGCCCCTTCCGGATGCACTGGCCTCTTGATGCTCTCATTCTACATATTAGCGATCAGGAGGGGGAGATAG
- a CDS encoding ribbon-helix-helix domain-containing protein, with protein sequence MKRRFGISIPEDLLDKLDSLSRELMVDRSSLIREMIEESIEGRSHLLTPHECTGILLVVSRGSEDAGRVLEKYCRCIISRSHHHSEDCCVDISFVRAKSEEILKLERELRRIKGVSERYIPLSCVK encoded by the coding sequence GTGAAGAGGAGGTTCGGTATATCCATCCCGGAGGACCTCTTAGATAAGCTGGATTCCCTCTCGAGGGAGCTGATGGTGGACAGGTCCTCGCTGATAAGGGAGATGATAGAGGAGAGCATAGAGGGTAGATCCCATTTACTCACCCCGCATGAATGCACCGGGATACTTCTGGTCGTCTCGAGGGGATCAGAGGATGCGGGGAGGGTCCTGGAGAAGTACTGCAGATGCATAATATCGAGGAGCCATCACCACTCGGAGGATTGCTGCGTGGATATAAGCTTCGTCAGGGCGAAATCCGAGGAGATACTTAAGTTGGAAAGGGAGCTGAGAAGGATCAAGGGGGTCTCAGAGAGGTACATACCGCTCTCATGCGTAAAGTGA
- a CDS encoding dual specificity protein phosphatase family protein: protein MRKVIKMKKPRNFSFVDEFVAGSAIISSKEEVEWLYANGFRTVISLVEPNEEVRESMEELGIENLLFPVDDFEAPPIEVLARIVEILRERGRRGERVLVHCFAGCGRTGTLLACYLISKGMRPDDALSYLSSRRPCSLESQAQYNALWHYYSYMSNSDRLSQHYYGEYTDQMQR, encoded by the coding sequence ATGCGTAAAGTGATCAAGATGAAGAAGCCTAGGAACTTCTCATTCGTAGATGAGTTCGTCGCCGGCTCCGCCATCATAAGCTCGAAGGAGGAGGTCGAGTGGTTATACGCTAACGGATTCAGGACTGTGATCTCATTAGTAGAGCCCAATGAGGAAGTTAGAGAGAGTATGGAGGAGCTTGGGATAGAGAATTTATTATTCCCGGTCGATGACTTCGAGGCCCCTCCTATAGAGGTCCTAGCTAGGATCGTCGAGATCCTGAGGGAGAGGGGGAGGAGGGGCGAGAGGGTCTTAGTCCATTGCTTCGCTGGTTGCGGGAGGACTGGAACTTTGCTGGCTTGCTACCTCATATCCAAGGGTATGAGGCCCGATGATGCCCTCTCCTATCTGAGCTCTAGGAGGCCCTGCTCCTTGGAGAGCCAAGCTCAGTACAATGCCCTCTGGCATTACTACTCCTACATGAGCAATTCAGATCGCTTGAGCCAGCATTATTATGGAGAATACACCGATCAAATGCAACGATAA
- a CDS encoding Lrp/AsnC family transcriptional regulator, with product MPLNEIEKNEELMEKFLREIQNIRFLLGESPIRNIDKKVVLGRVEGSSCPRIGVIDEGDLIIVDKNLSTDEIDAVIKREAFINFLPGVDFPQIYDLAWFYSGHLGLWSKCPSRARLRTLPIYRSPEDFLSINPKNALDVIRSVTKSLISLWREGRGITLRKFLELLMAARGYPYIHMSKKEERVLSSIVYALAHEGEAKIERLSIKSGLSLATVSRAVRELVNKGVIVGPYVLYLSRLGLATYLMELRNPKDEEIRFLDEFPFTYSAFITSSDTYYVNLLIPHQIEPIFKNLRGSGIRFGKRVALSFNMLQDPLISPELVLERMMDGYYSAKDTPEEMKELASPRKPPISLDRKDLLALKEIDERGRVSRDQLRSMGLPNPAERFSKYRKAGIVVKGYFPTGLGMGEGIVFRINAPFKDFSRLRGAFSRVCSVILSFTEGDLNGVTGVALVNGEIIGPLMRAAKILFRERLELMEPAIAAGPSSWQVPVDLWNEEKQEFEFDIRSFMEVFSDRIKGS from the coding sequence GTGCCTCTAAATGAAATTGAAAAAAATGAGGAGCTAATGGAGAAGTTCCTCAGAGAGATTCAGAACATCCGATTCCTATTAGGAGAAAGCCCTATCAGGAATATTGACAAAAAAGTTGTTCTAGGAAGGGTTGAAGGATCTTCATGCCCTAGAATAGGTGTTATTGACGAAGGGGATCTTATTATTGTCGATAAGAATCTATCGACTGATGAAATAGACGCTGTAATAAAAAGAGAGGCTTTCATCAACTTCTTACCTGGGGTGGACTTCCCTCAGATATACGATCTAGCATGGTTCTACTCAGGTCACTTGGGCCTCTGGTCCAAGTGTCCCTCGAGAGCTAGGCTGAGGACCTTGCCCATCTACAGATCCCCGGAGGACTTCCTCTCGATAAACCCTAAGAATGCGCTAGATGTCATAAGGAGCGTCACGAAATCTCTCATAAGCCTCTGGAGGGAGGGGAGGGGGATCACCCTAAGGAAGTTCCTGGAGCTCTTAATGGCAGCCAGAGGGTATCCATATATACATATGAGCAAGAAGGAGGAGAGGGTCCTCAGCTCAATAGTATATGCTTTAGCTCATGAGGGGGAGGCGAAAATAGAGAGGCTCTCTATTAAGAGTGGCTTATCTCTAGCCACTGTATCGAGGGCTGTGAGAGAGCTAGTCAACAAGGGCGTAATAGTGGGACCTTACGTACTCTATCTCTCTAGACTGGGATTAGCTACATACTTGATGGAGCTTAGAAATCCGAAGGATGAGGAGATAAGATTTCTCGATGAATTCCCATTCACCTACTCGGCTTTTATAACTTCGAGCGATACATATTACGTTAACCTACTTATACCTCATCAGATAGAGCCTATATTTAAGAATTTGAGAGGGTCAGGCATTAGATTCGGTAAGAGGGTAGCTTTAAGCTTCAATATGTTACAGGATCCTCTAATAAGCCCTGAGCTCGTCTTAGAGAGAATGATGGATGGCTACTATTCTGCCAAGGACACCCCCGAGGAGATGAAGGAACTAGCTAGTCCGAGGAAGCCACCTATATCCTTGGATAGGAAAGATCTCCTCGCGCTCAAGGAGATAGATGAGAGAGGCAGGGTATCCAGAGATCAGCTCAGGAGTATGGGTCTACCGAATCCAGCTGAGAGGTTCTCCAAATACAGGAAGGCCGGCATAGTAGTGAAGGGCTACTTCCCTACGGGCTTAGGGATGGGGGAGGGAATCGTATTCAGGATAAATGCGCCATTTAAGGATTTTTCTAGACTCAGAGGTGCGTTCTCAAGAGTTTGCTCGGTCATACTGTCCTTCACTGAGGGCGATCTCAACGGAGTGACGGGAGTAGCTCTAGTCAATGGGGAGATAATAGGGCCTCTAATGAGAGCTGCTAAGATACTCTTCAGGGAGAGGCTCGAGTTGATGGAACCAGCTATAGCGGCAGGACCTTCCAGCTGGCAGGTGCCTGTGGATCTATGGAATGAGGAGAAACAGGAGTTTGAGTTCGATATAAGGAGCTTCATGGAAGTTTTCTCAGATAGGATTAAGGGATCCTAA
- a CDS encoding TlpA family protein disulfide reductase: MLKYAALITIVLVAVALPIILQPLVLSATDFEADIYGGGTFRLSDFKGKVVVIVIAQTSCPHCKEFLPALSKAWKSDSELMSGKYVLAVVMLDPAHPLPATRVSEDKKAFDSFSPPSGWILLPEAWHSIQVFGIKYTASVVIIDKQGNVVEKVEPQAHPKIDEMVSYTIMKVKERGAEAKVLRFSFSAPRLAFVGDTVTLQGEVQPPSVGVNVTIIRPDGEEINVRPRVIGNGQFSVDFTPDMEGTWVARASSLSETREVKITVLPNKPRGIESYDVVYGTHDERAGKIINQNAKSSKSLPKDNVVLLGGPKANPFVPEFNSIAGVSMILKGKYVKLFIGSKEYDLSVTFGKEDYAVVYWLRWEGRFVVVGEGFTRFGTLAASLFMKNTQLEKQLYLIHWKDLNGDGDVSYDEIEVLMTLEKI, from the coding sequence ATGCTGAAGTACGCGGCCCTAATCACGATAGTATTAGTGGCAGTGGCCTTACCCATCATACTACAACCTCTAGTGCTCTCAGCGACGGATTTCGAGGCCGATATATATGGAGGAGGGACCTTCAGGCTCTCCGACTTCAAGGGGAAAGTTGTAGTGATAGTAATAGCTCAAACGAGCTGCCCTCACTGTAAGGAATTCCTACCAGCCCTGTCGAAGGCTTGGAAGTCGGATAGCGAGCTAATGAGCGGAAAATACGTTTTAGCTGTTGTTATGCTGGATCCAGCTCATCCTCTCCCAGCTACACGTGTCTCTGAGGATAAGAAAGCCTTCGATTCCTTCTCCCCTCCCTCGGGATGGATCCTCCTCCCCGAGGCCTGGCACTCCATACAGGTCTTCGGCATCAAATATACTGCATCGGTAGTGATCATAGATAAGCAGGGGAACGTAGTAGAGAAGGTAGAGCCGCAGGCCCATCCTAAGATAGATGAGATGGTATCCTATACTATCATGAAGGTTAAGGAGAGAGGAGCCGAAGCTAAAGTGCTCAGATTCAGCTTCTCAGCCCCCAGGCTAGCTTTCGTAGGCGATACCGTGACCCTCCAGGGGGAGGTCCAGCCACCATCGGTAGGGGTCAATGTTACGATAATAAGGCCCGATGGGGAGGAGATAAACGTAAGGCCGAGGGTGATCGGGAACGGTCAGTTCTCAGTGGATTTCACGCCAGATATGGAGGGGACCTGGGTAGCTAGGGCTTCCTCCCTATCGGAGACGAGGGAAGTTAAGATAACGGTGCTCCCAAATAAGCCGAGGGGTATAGAGAGCTACGATGTCGTCTACGGGACTCACGATGAGAGAGCTGGTAAGATAATAAATCAGAATGCTAAAAGTTCTAAAAGTCTGCCGAAGGATAATGTAGTGCTTTTAGGGGGACCGAAAGCTAATCCCTTCGTCCCTGAGTTCAATTCGATAGCAGGTGTCTCCATGATCCTCAAAGGTAAATATGTAAAGCTATTCATAGGATCAAAGGAGTACGATCTGAGCGTGACATTCGGTAAGGAGGACTACGCTGTTGTGTACTGGTTGAGGTGGGAGGGGAGGTTCGTCGTAGTGGGTGAGGGCTTCACTAGGTTCGGTACGCTAGCGGCTTCCCTCTTCATGAAGAACACTCAGTTGGAGAAGCAGCTCTACTTGATCCACTGGAAGGATCTGAATGGGGATGGGGATGTCAGTTACGATGAGATAGAGGTGCTTATGACATTGGAGAAGATCTAA
- a CDS encoding flavin reductase family protein has product MEEVGGFYLLLHPRPAYVIGSGRWGERVNFMAASWVSPVGEEPPSLIVALGKESLTLELIEIYGEFTVNVIPISLVEELYYVGSRSGRDEDKSKVFRAERGEKVSAPIVKDSLGVLECKLMKEVELGDVKLVIGEVLSAKADKRFFNERAGWDFKKVNIPLHNWGRGFFKVGEFVMAKGKV; this is encoded by the coding sequence ATGGAAGAGGTGGGGGGCTTTTACCTCCTACTCCACCCTAGGCCCGCTTACGTGATAGGTAGCGGGAGATGGGGGGAGAGGGTGAATTTCATGGCAGCGAGCTGGGTATCTCCAGTCGGGGAGGAGCCACCATCTCTCATAGTAGCCTTAGGGAAGGAATCCCTCACATTAGAGCTTATAGAGATTTACGGGGAGTTCACAGTAAATGTAATCCCTATATCCCTCGTTGAAGAGCTTTACTACGTCGGTAGCAGGAGCGGGAGGGATGAGGATAAGTCGAAGGTGTTCAGAGCTGAGAGAGGGGAGAAGGTCAGTGCTCCCATAGTGAAGGATTCCCTGGGAGTCCTGGAGTGCAAGCTCATGAAAGAAGTAGAGCTAGGTGATGTTAAATTGGTAATAGGAGAAGTCCTATCGGCTAAAGCTGATAAGAGGTTCTTCAATGAGAGGGCGGGCTGGGATTTCAAGAAGGTCAACATACCCCTGCACAATTGGGGTAGGGGGTTCTTCAAAGTGGGCGAATTCGTCATGGCTAAGGGGAAGGTCTGA
- a CDS encoding tyrosine-type recombinase/integrase, with amino-acid sequence MSPGRGKMEEIIEAALAGLSNSSKRKYRAVFSSFLRMTPLAEAKPIHVRIWASRRESHVKRKTLKQQLYMLSRLFRIAGREDLSEEARSLAKEIRSPAPPPKVDEGLIRTYGEIEKLIEGAKPVVRAAIMMLAETGMRVGELVSLKWEDLDLGNRRALVKGKGDKSRYVYFTERTERFLRELERRGDRVFPVSDRTVRRWVSQLLKTHPHAVRHAFAVWFLSSGGNPRVLQHILGHSNLRTTEIYLDISQSLIEREYRLIVERSARSTF; translated from the coding sequence TTGAGTCCCGGGAGGGGGAAGATGGAGGAGATAATAGAGGCAGCTTTGGCAGGTCTCTCGAACTCCAGCAAGAGGAAGTACAGGGCTGTGTTCTCATCATTCCTCAGAATGACTCCCTTAGCTGAAGCGAAGCCCATACACGTCAGGATATGGGCATCGAGGAGGGAATCGCATGTGAAGAGGAAGACATTGAAGCAGCAGCTTTATATGCTCTCTAGACTTTTCAGGATAGCTGGAAGGGAGGATCTGAGCGAGGAGGCCAGATCGCTGGCCAAAGAGATAAGATCTCCGGCCCCTCCCCCTAAGGTCGATGAGGGACTGATAAGGACTTATGGGGAGATAGAGAAACTGATAGAGGGAGCTAAGCCTGTGGTGAGAGCTGCCATAATGATGCTAGCTGAGACGGGGATGAGGGTCGGGGAACTAGTATCATTGAAGTGGGAGGACCTGGATCTCGGGAACAGGAGGGCATTAGTTAAGGGGAAGGGGGATAAGAGCAGATACGTATACTTCACCGAGAGGACTGAGAGGTTCCTCAGGGAGCTGGAGAGGAGGGGGGACAGGGTCTTCCCAGTGAGCGATAGGACAGTCAGGAGGTGGGTCTCCCAGCTCCTCAAGACGCACCCGCATGCAGTGAGGCACGCTTTCGCAGTATGGTTCCTCTCGAGCGGGGGTAACCCGAGGGTGCTACAGCACATACTCGGCCACAGCAACTTGAGGACTACCGAGATATACTTGGATATCTCCCAGAGCTTGATAGAGAGGGAATATAGGCTGATAGTTGAGAGATCCGCTAGATCTACGTTTTAG